TCCTCCAGCGGCTCGGGGCCGCCGTCAATGGGAACACCGGAACCGTTGAAGATCCGTCCCAAAAGCGAATTCCCATATTTTACTCCCATGGGGTGGCCTAAAAAGCGCACCCGGTCTTTGGTGGAGATACCCTTGGTACCACCGAAAACCTGGATGGTCACATTCTCCCCGTTGAGCTGAATCACCTGGCCTAAAGTGGTCTTGCCCGGAGATTCAACTACCGCCAGCTCGCCCAGCCCAATCCCGCCGGCCTTCAAAGTGGCGATGTTCCCTGTGATCTCGTCTATTTTGGTGATGATCTGCCTCATGGCCTAACCCTTTATGAAATCGTTGATTTGGGCCTCGAACCGTTCGAAATCCTTGCTCTGCCACGGCGAGGCGTTCCAGTTTTTGAACAGTGCGGCAAGACGGAAGAAGATGTTGCGGGCATCGTCCTTGTTCTTGGCGACAATATCTTTCTGCAAGACTTGATGCACCTTCCTGAAAACGTAGGCCTGCCGCTCAATGGTGTTGTAGGCGTCAACCTTATCAAAGGCATTCTGCTGGAGGTAAACTGCATCCAGAAATTCAGCCTTAAGATAGATGACAAAGTCGGCCAGGGAGGTGCCTTCCTCGCCGACGACATCCATGCGTTTTTTGACTTCGTTGCCGTTGAAGATGAGCTTCTGGGAGTGTTTGATGATATCCACCCATTGCGGATCTATTTCGTCCAGTTTTGCCTTCATCTGGTCCAGATACTTGGACCAGGAAATGAGCGGGTCGATGGCCGGAAAACGCCGGGCGTTGGACCGCGCCCAGGTGAGGCCAAGGAAGGCACCGACCACGACAAGCGTTCCTTGCGTGACCGGCTCTTCGAAATTGCCGCCGGCCGGGG
This region of Candidatus Desulfatibia profunda genomic DNA includes:
- a CDS encoding V-type ATP synthase subunit A → NIGCLSTMRGEARNPTIYTAITIGEYYRQMGLQVLLLADSTSRWAQALREMSGRLEEIPGEEAFPAYLQSRIAEFYERAGSVRLKNGKTGAVSVIGTVSPAGGNFEEPVTQGTLVVVGAFLGLTWARSNARRFPAIDPLISWSKYLDQMKAKLDEIDPQWVDIIKHSQKLIFNGNEVKKRMDVVGEEGTSLADFVIYLKAEFLDAVYLQQNAFDKVDAYNTIERQAYVFRKVHQVLQKDIVAKNKDDARNIFFRLAALFKNWNASPWQSKDFERFEAQINDFIKG